In one window of Gossypium hirsutum isolate 1008001.06 chromosome A01, Gossypium_hirsutum_v2.1, whole genome shotgun sequence DNA:
- the LOC107918072 gene encoding phosphatidate cytidylyltransferase 1 produces the protein MNRWNNQIHNNILSLPSFFFSFSILIPNNFWVCNQGTSKPFTFITTGSVYIVSKVVIRLYNNKGNMPKDNSAPSTPTSARARHRRRSNEFPADESKTNGHLLLVNDHNKYRSMWIRACSSLWMLGFFLLVIYLGHLYVLAMVVIIQIFMARELFNLLRKSHEDKHLPGFRLLNWHFYFTAMLFVYGRILSHRLVNTVTSDKIFYRLVSRLIKYQMVICYFSYIAGFMWFILTLKKKMYKYQFGQFAWTHMILIVVFTQSAFTVANIFEGIFWFLLPASLIAVNDVAAYFFGFFFGKTPLIKISPKKTWEGFIGASVATTISAFVLANIYGSFQWLTCPRKDLSTGWLHCDPGPLFKPEYYPLLPWLPWTEIAILPVQWHALWLGLFASIIAPFGGFFASGFKRAFKIKDFGDSIPGHGGLTDRMDCQMVMAVFAYIYHQSFVVPQDYTVETIMSEILSSLTLEEQQILYMKLGQILQERMFGWD, from the exons ATGAATCGGTGGAACAACCAAATCCATAATAACATTCTTTcacttccttctttctttttctctttttccatTTTGATCCCTAACAATTTCTGGGTTTGCAATCAAGGAACGTCTAAACCTTTCACATTTATTACAACC GGGTCTGTTTATATTGTCTCAAAGGTTGTCATAAGGCTatataataataaaggaaacatGCCGAAGGATAACAGTGCACCATCTACACCTACTAGTGCTCGAGCTCGGCACCGAAGACGGTCCAATGAG TTTCCAGCTGATGAGAGCAAAACAAACGGACATCTTTTACTAGTAAATGATCACAACAAATACCGGTCAATGTGGATTCGAGCTTGTTCGTCTCTCTGGATGCTGGGGTTCTTCCTCCTGGTTATCTATTTGGGTCATCTTTATGTATTGGCCATGGTTGTTATTATCCAAATATTCATGGCAAGGGAGCTCTTCAATCTACTCAGAAAATCTCATGAAGATAAACACCTGCCGGGGTTCAGGCTCTTGAATTG GCACTTTTACTTTACGGCTATGCTCTTTGTATATGGTCGCATTCTTAGTCACCGGCTTGTGAATACAGTAACTTCAGATAAAATTTTCTACAGGCTTGTGAGTAGGCTCATCAAGTATCAGATGGTTATTTGTTATTTCTCATACATAGCAG GTTTCATGTGGTTCATTCTTACACTAAAGAAGAAGATGTACAAGTATCAATTTGGGCAATTTGCATGGACACACATGATTCTTATTGTTGTTTTCACTCAGTCTGCATTTACTGTGGCCAACATTTTTGAAGGCATCTTCTG GTTCCTTCTCCCAGCATCACTAATTGCTGTCAATGATGTTGCAGCAtatttcttcggtttcttttttGGGAAAACTCCTTTGATCAAGATATCTCCTAAGAAAACATGGGAGGGTTTCATTGGTGCATCGGTTGCAACTACAATCTCAGCATTTGTG CTCGCAAATATCTATGGTAGCTTTCAGTGGCTGACGTGTCCTAGGAAG GATTTATCAACCGGTTGGCTTCACTGTGATCCTGGTCCACTTTTTAAGCCAGAGTATTATCCGTTGTTACCATGG TTGCCATGGACAGAGATAGCAATTCTGCCAGTTCAGTGGCATGCTTTATGGCTGGGCCTCTTTGCATCAATTATTGCACCATTTGGTGGCTTTTTCGCAAGTGGTTTCAAGAGAGCTTTTAAGATTAAG GATTTTGGTGATAGTATACCTGGGCATGGTGGACTTACCGACCGAATGGACTGCCAG ATGGTAATGGCTGTTTTTGCATACATCTATCATCAATCGTTTGTTGTTCCCCAAGATTATACAGTTGAGACAATTATGAGCGAG ATATTAAGCAGCCTTACCTTGGAAGAGCAGCAAATACTGTATATGAAGTTAGGACAGATATTGCAGGAGAGAATGTTTGGATGGGACTGA